The stretch of DNA TGGATCCCCTCACGGAACAGGAAGCGCGCCTGGACGCCGCGCTCAAGGATCTCGATCCCAATTCGGCCCCTCCCGATCTGGTGCCGGCCGCCCGCGCCCGCATCCAAGAGGCCCGCGCCCTTCTCAAGGACGATCCCAAGAGCAAAGATGCCCCCGGTTGGATCGCCGCCTGCTCTTTGATGACCGAAGCGGCGGTGGTACAGGTCCATGGCGAACAAGCCCGTTCCGAGCGCGTCCGCCTGCAGGACGAACGCATCAAGACGCAAGCGGAACTGGTGGCCACCCAGGACGAAATCTTCAAGCTGGAACGCGGATACGCCTCCAGCCTCAAGGCCGATTTGGATGATCAGAAGAAGAAGGCCGCCGACGCCAAGGAGGACGCGGAAAAGCGCTTCAGCCAGTTGAACAGCGCCTTGATCCAGGTTTCCCGGGACGCGCGCGGCACCATCATTTCCATGTCGGACATCCTTTTCGACGTGGGCAAGGCCACCTTGACGCAAGATCTGAAGACCAACTTGGCCAAGATCGCCGGCATCCTTACCATTTATAAGGACGCGAACGTCCAAGTGGAAGGCCACACCGATAATGTGGGAGGCGAGGAGTACAACCAGAAGCTATCGGAGAAGCGCGCTGAAAACGTGATGCAGTTCCTGGTCACCCCGGGCGGCATCGCCCAGACCCGGCTCACTTCCATGGGCTATGGTTTCTCCAAACCCATCGCGGATAATGCCACCAAGGAAGGCCGCCAGAAGAACCGGCGCGTCGACTTGGTGATCATGGACAAGAAGACCCCGTAAGACCCGCTTCGCGCGGGTTGATTGTAAACACTCAACGGCCCGCAGAGGTCCGCTTTCAAAAGGGAGAAGAGGATGAACAAGGTAATCGGATGGATGGTAGGAGGCTTAGGGCTGGGGATGTTGCTCATGGCCTGCGGCGGATCGGACTCCCCCACGGGCCCCGGCACCGGGGGAGCCTTGACGGAAGCGGCCTTGATCGGAAAATGGAATATCACCACCACCCACTATACGGGCTGGCAAAACGATAGCGCCGGCAACAAGAAAACCGTGGATTCGACCGACACCTTCCCCTCCGGCATCAATACCGCGGAGTACAAAAGCGACAAGTCCTTCATCCAGAGCCTGGGCGGGTTTGGGTTTAACGGGACCTGGTCGATCAAGGGGGATTCCCTGATAACCATCTCCACCTTCTTCGGCATTACCGATACGACGTCCGCCTACGTTGTCATTAATGGCAACTCGGGCACCTATACCACCCATCAGGTGGATTCCGAACAAGATCTCGTGGTCACCTCGTCGGCGACCAAGCAATAACGGGCCTGGGGGCTGCCGGTTCAAACCAGGCAGCCCACCTTGCCCTGGACCTTGCGCTTAAAGCGGGTAAGCCTGCGGGTGACCGCCACGCGGGATACCCCCAAGGTGGTCGCGATCTGGGAGTGCGTCAACCCCTGATGCATCACCAGCCCCAGTACCTTACGTGTTACCGGGTCGGCGAATTCGATCAGACGCCCCACGGCCACCCGGGAGCACGGCTCTTCCCACCTGTCTTCGGCCTCCTCGTTCTCCCGATCGGACAGGAAATTCAATAGGCCCAGCTTTTCCCGGCCGCGCGCGGCCAAACGGCTTAGGCACTGGTTGATGGCGATACGGGTGATCCAAGTCATGAGATGGCTGCGCCCTTCGAAGCTGTCCAGCCCCCGGTAGGCGCGGATGAAGGCCTCTTGGGCCATCTCCCGGGCGTCGTCCCAGTCCTTCATATAGCCATAGCAGACATAGGTCACTTTCCGTTGGTATTTACGGAAGAGCTCGTTCAACAGCTGGTCCTTGTCCGTTTGACTCTTGTTTACCGATTCGGAGCTTGCATGCAGCACGTCTAAGGTTGTCATTTTTCCGTTCCTCCGATTCCTGG from Fibrobacterota bacterium encodes:
- a CDS encoding OmpA family protein, whose product is MNSIIRNIAVTCALALGLGLPRLAEAAAPAAAVKKTVDPLTEQEARLDAALKDLDPNSAPPDLVPAARARIQEARALLKDDPKSKDAPGWIAACSLMTEAAVVQVHGEQARSERVRLQDERIKTQAELVATQDEIFKLERGYASSLKADLDDQKKKAADAKEDAEKRFSQLNSALIQVSRDARGTIISMSDILFDVGKATLTQDLKTNLAKIAGILTIYKDANVQVEGHTDNVGGEEYNQKLSEKRAENVMQFLVTPGGIAQTRLTSMGYGFSKPIADNATKEGRQKNRRVDLVIMDKKTP
- a CDS encoding RNA polymerase sigma factor, whose product is MTTLDVLHASSESVNKSQTDKDQLLNELFRKYQRKVTYVCYGYMKDWDDAREMAQEAFIRAYRGLDSFEGRSHLMTWITRIAINQCLSRLAARGREKLGLLNFLSDRENEEAEDRWEEPCSRVAVGRLIEFADPVTRKVLGLVMHQGLTHSQIATTLGVSRVAVTRRLTRFKRKVQGKVGCLV